The Flavobacterium jumunjinense genome includes a region encoding these proteins:
- a CDS encoding T9SS type A sorting domain-containing protein, with product MRKISIITIIFFYVNCIFSQVHQFSDPIVLAYFPSYSENWASTNQNSKLREIPAYVNYVFLAFGKPDLTYTQGSFDISGTGIEVPYDGCGLKESVSALKAKGVNVILSIGGETYWNSNVYANINYQQIKDLVDDMGFIGIDWDFEPSGSFQQIGNAANVQHFIDFFTNSRAIMPKSEGYILACAPAGVGALGGQTNNDLASPFAYANRNTVTGESDTNLYNATAATNGINLFGFSSTGHMIPVMQAVGDKIDIIAFQGYNTGGSTNRSIMYDAYAYYAEQYGFKVAAGVHYPNEPWGPYYTYTHQNVAELASHIRNHPSRVGDKDGIMLWQLLLENTSLNSSGYSYMNVSSKVLNGTSISTAVTEANDYSLSPYTGGAEGCGSNQGGGTFCGFSEYNASQEYPNANTNVYYECKIWKNQWFANPNEIPGDNNVWTQVSVCNEGAGCTLSTEDFSNEQFQVIVKDEVIVIESKYEINQLALFDISGKELVRKTDNKKEIHIDRVFLEKGLYIIRLEINGNMLNKKLLLH from the coding sequence ATGAGAAAAATATCTATTATTACCATAATCTTTTTTTATGTTAATTGCATTTTTTCACAAGTTCATCAATTTAGTGACCCAATTGTCTTAGCGTATTTTCCTTCTTACTCAGAAAATTGGGCTTCAACTAATCAGAATTCCAAATTAAGAGAAATTCCAGCCTATGTAAATTATGTATTTTTAGCTTTTGGAAAGCCAGATTTAACATATACGCAAGGTTCGTTTGATATTTCAGGAACGGGTATAGAAGTTCCTTATGATGGTTGTGGATTAAAAGAAAGTGTATCAGCATTAAAAGCTAAAGGAGTAAATGTGATTTTATCAATTGGAGGAGAGACCTATTGGAATTCTAATGTATATGCAAACATTAATTATCAACAAATAAAAGACTTGGTAGATGATATGGGTTTCATTGGTATCGATTGGGATTTCGAACCAAGTGGCTCGTTTCAACAGATTGGAAATGCTGCTAATGTGCAACACTTCATTGATTTTTTTACCAATTCCCGTGCAATAATGCCAAAAAGTGAAGGCTATATCTTAGCCTGTGCGCCAGCTGGTGTTGGAGCTTTAGGAGGACAAACAAATAACGATTTAGCGTCTCCTTTTGCTTATGCGAATAGAAACACGGTAACAGGAGAGTCAGATACAAATCTATATAATGCAACTGCAGCAACTAACGGAATTAATCTTTTTGGATTTTCTTCAACGGGACACATGATTCCTGTAATGCAAGCCGTTGGTGATAAAATTGATATTATTGCGTTTCAAGGGTATAACACAGGTGGAAGTACAAATAGAAGTATAATGTATGATGCCTATGCGTACTATGCAGAACAATATGGTTTCAAAGTTGCCGCAGGAGTACATTATCCAAATGAACCATGGGGACCTTATTATACCTATACACATCAAAATGTTGCAGAATTAGCAAGTCATATTCGTAATCATCCAAGTAGAGTTGGTGATAAAGACGGAATAATGTTATGGCAATTGCTATTGGAAAACACAAGCCTAAATAGTTCTGGTTATTCCTATATGAATGTATCGAGTAAAGTTTTGAATGGGACTTCAATAAGCACAGCAGTAACAGAGGCAAATGATTATTCATTATCTCCTTATACTGGTGGAGCGGAAGGTTGTGGTTCAAATCAAGGTGGAGGAACTTTTTGCGGTTTCTCGGAATATAATGCTTCACAAGAATATCCTAATGCAAATACTAATGTGTATTATGAATGTAAAATTTGGAAAAACCAATGGTTTGCAAATCCAAATGAAATACCAGGAGATAATAATGTTTGGACACAAGTTAGCGTTTGTAATGAAGGAGCTGGTTGTACTTTAAGTACAGAGGATTTTTCGAATGAACAATTCCAAGTTATTGTAAAAGATGAGGTAATAGTGATTGAAAGTAAGTATGAGATAAATCAACTAGCTTTATTTGATATTTCTGGAAAAGAATTAGTAAGAAAAACAGATAATAAAAAAGAAATACATATTGATAGAGTGTTTTTAGAAAAAGGACTCTACATAATAAGACTGGAAATCAATGGCAATATGCTAAATAAGAAATTATTGTTGCATTAA
- a CDS encoding Lrp/AsnC family transcriptional regulator, with protein sequence MKINQLQIEIDGIDKEILRDLMNDARKPILQIANKIGISGAAIHQRLRKLEQAGVISGSKFTVDVKVLGYSTMAFVGVYLDKASSNSEAVRELKKIPEVLECHYTTGNWSVLIKIICKDNENLMQLLNKKIQAIKGVSRTETFISLDQQIDRQIQI encoded by the coding sequence ATGAAAATAAATCAGTTACAAATTGAAATTGACGGAATCGATAAAGAAATTTTGAGAGACTTAATGAACGATGCTAGAAAACCTATTTTACAAATTGCGAACAAGATTGGAATTTCTGGTGCAGCTATCCATCAAAGATTAAGAAAGCTAGAGCAAGCTGGTGTCATTTCTGGTTCAAAATTCACTGTAGACGTTAAAGTGCTTGGTTATTCTACAATGGCTTTTGTTGGAGTATATCTTGACAAAGCTTCAAGCAATTCAGAAGCTGTTAGAGAATTAAAAAAAATACCAGAAGTTTTAGAATGTCATTATACCACAGGGAATTGGAGCGTCCTTATTAAGATAATTTGCAAGGACAATGAAAATTTAATGCAATTATTAAATAAAAAAATTCAAGCTATTAAAGGTGTTTCTAGAACTGAAACTTTTATTTCTCTAGATCAACAAATCGACAGACAAATTCAAATATAA
- a CDS encoding tetratricopeptide repeat-containing sensor histidine kinase: MKFFKIFFLFLQLPILVSSQEVSEFEIVKKRISETFRVNPQSAKNDAFLLKKIAKNEEEKNSSYQYLGYIYDLTGNVDSARYYFQKRLNLSKEQFSNTDAYYQSVIDYVNWGVSYVDTNALMTELTQALLKINVNKNPQEKGLMYLLMGDLLLRENRLDKANDYYDKSFSLIKGNFVASDYYLRKSEVNIKRREYEEAKENLLKGIASFDEKETYAYPLYLNKLGYVFLMLGDVENSNQHLYESLHYQRNNNFQSLSSSTYLNLYYLSKIQKNERLEKFNLDKALELNQGDIAILKDIYLAYKEYYSKQGDFLKESESLMKFNQINDSIFNIEKARIGTDLEFRFQLRENKKELELKEKIIQKESRIKMLLVVSFLILFLMLIALMIVYYHKIKTQKKLRKNQKLLHEEQLKATLETQKTEIIKEKIKAKFEEREKISLELHDGIANEIGALKVSLTSEEILDKSNINSIVDKIDKLYNEVRDMSHELNPDRILDVEFTQLINSLCLMVEKNGIKTTKNILISKKINVLDDSVLLSIYRILQEAMNNVVKHAYATEIKVDIVELEEELLLQIKDNGVGFSKNNSRSGIGLKNIEKRVEVLNGKFEMNSSDKGVSLEIKLPL, encoded by the coding sequence ATGAAATTTTTTAAGATATTTTTTTTATTTCTTCAACTCCCTATTCTAGTCTCTTCGCAAGAGGTTTCGGAGTTTGAAATCGTTAAGAAACGTATCTCTGAAACATTTCGTGTTAATCCTCAGAGTGCAAAGAATGATGCTTTTTTATTAAAAAAAATAGCAAAAAATGAAGAAGAGAAGAATTCTTCCTATCAATACTTAGGCTATATCTATGATTTGACAGGAAATGTAGATTCAGCAAGATATTATTTTCAAAAAAGACTAAATTTATCAAAAGAACAATTTTCTAACACGGATGCTTATTATCAATCGGTAATTGATTATGTAAATTGGGGAGTTAGTTATGTAGATACTAATGCTTTAATGACAGAATTAACCCAAGCATTATTGAAAATTAACGTAAATAAAAATCCACAAGAAAAAGGGTTAATGTATTTATTGATGGGCGATTTATTATTGCGTGAAAATCGATTGGATAAAGCAAATGACTACTATGATAAATCATTTAGTTTGATTAAAGGGAATTTTGTGGCCTCAGATTATTATTTAAGGAAAAGTGAGGTTAATATAAAGAGGAGAGAATATGAAGAAGCAAAGGAAAATTTGCTTAAAGGTATAGCGTCATTTGATGAAAAAGAAACGTATGCATATCCTTTGTATCTGAATAAATTAGGCTATGTTTTTCTTATGTTAGGAGATGTTGAGAATTCAAATCAACACTTATATGAATCGCTACATTATCAAAGAAATAATAATTTCCAGAGTTTGTCATCAAGTACATATCTAAATTTATATTATTTATCAAAGATTCAGAAGAATGAGCGTTTAGAGAAATTTAATCTAGATAAAGCATTAGAATTAAACCAAGGTGATATTGCAATTTTGAAAGATATTTATTTAGCTTATAAAGAATATTATTCAAAACAAGGTGATTTTCTAAAAGAGAGCGAAAGTTTAATGAAGTTTAATCAGATAAACGATAGTATTTTTAATATTGAAAAGGCACGAATTGGAACCGATTTAGAGTTTCGATTTCAATTAAGAGAGAATAAGAAAGAATTAGAATTAAAAGAAAAAATAATTCAAAAAGAGTCTCGAATTAAAATGCTGCTTGTTGTTAGTTTTTTGATTTTGTTTCTTATGTTAATTGCTTTGATGATTGTCTATTATCATAAGATAAAAACACAGAAAAAGTTGAGAAAAAATCAAAAATTGCTTCATGAAGAACAATTGAAGGCAACTTTAGAGACACAGAAAACAGAAATTATTAAAGAGAAAATTAAAGCAAAGTTTGAAGAGAGGGAAAAAATTTCATTAGAATTACACGATGGAATTGCAAATGAAATTGGAGCTTTAAAAGTGTCATTAACATCAGAAGAAATACTAGATAAAAGTAATATTAATTCAATTGTTGATAAAATAGATAAGTTATATAATGAAGTTAGAGATATGTCTCATGAATTGAATCCTGATAGAATTTTAGATGTAGAGTTTACTCAATTAATAAATAGTTTGTGTTTAATGGTTGAGAAAAACGGTATTAAAACTACTAAGAATATTCTAATAAGTAAAAAGATAAATGTATTAGACGATAGTGTTCTTTTGAGTATTTATAGAATTCTACAAGAAGCAATGAATAATGTTGTAAAACATGCTTATGCTACTGAAATTAAAGTAGATATAGTAGAATTAGAAGAAGAGTTGCTGTTGCAGATTAAAGATAATGGAGTTGGATTTTCTAAAAATAATTCTAGATCTGGAATTGGTTTAAAGAACATTGAAAAAAGAGTAGAAGTATTAAATGGAAAATTTGAAATGAACTCTTCAGACAAAGGAGTTTCATTAGAAATAAAATTACCACTATAA
- a CDS encoding DUF3098 domain-containing protein: MKNKEENNEPEFLFDKSNYTVLLIGLGVIALGFILMSGGGSEDPNVFSEEIFNFRRIRLAPTTVLAGFGIVIYSIFKTTK; the protein is encoded by the coding sequence ATGAAAAACAAAGAAGAAAACAACGAACCTGAATTCTTATTCGACAAATCGAACTATACTGTTCTTTTAATAGGACTTGGTGTTATTGCTCTTGGTTTTATATTAATGAGCGGTGGTGGAAGCGAAGATCCAAATGTATTTAGCGAAGAGATCTTTAACTTTAGAAGAATTCGCTTGGCTCCAACTACGGTTTTAGCTGGTTTTGGTATTGTAATTTATTCAATCTTCAAAACAACAAAATAA
- a CDS encoding phosphatase PAP2 family protein has translation MLNNLNINAQDTLNVVQNNTSKLKVKNFIIPAALITSGLILRDTDLKKEVYDFQKNALQDRFAFKHDDYIQYTPTILAVLGNSMYFNSKNSFEQLTTNQLVSLIISGLIGRGVKEVVNDKRPELYGVKSFPSGHTSTAFNGATLLFLEYKDDNLWFASSGYLLATATAFFRVTNDKHWAADVLAGAGLGMATAFVVHYWSPNLYKYVERLFVKKETTTIILPYPIINNNNLGIGILMNLK, from the coding sequence ATGCTAAATAATTTGAATATTAATGCTCAAGATACTTTAAATGTTGTTCAAAATAATACTTCAAAACTAAAGGTTAAGAATTTTATTATCCCAGCTGCTCTAATTACTTCGGGATTAATACTTAGAGATACCGATTTAAAAAAAGAAGTATATGATTTTCAAAAAAATGCATTACAAGATCGTTTTGCGTTTAAACATGATGATTATATTCAATATACACCAACAATTTTAGCAGTATTAGGAAATTCCATGTATTTTAATTCTAAAAACTCGTTTGAGCAACTGACTACAAACCAGTTAGTTTCATTAATAATATCTGGATTAATAGGCAGAGGAGTTAAAGAAGTCGTAAACGATAAAAGACCAGAGCTATACGGAGTAAAGTCTTTTCCATCTGGGCATACTTCTACAGCTTTTAATGGAGCAACATTACTTTTTCTTGAGTATAAAGATGATAATTTGTGGTTTGCTTCTTCGGGATATCTATTAGCAACTGCTACTGCTTTTTTTAGAGTAACAAACGATAAGCATTGGGCAGCTGATGTTTTGGCAGGAGCGGGTTTGGGAATGGCAACAGCATTTGTTGTGCATTATTGGAGTCCTAATTTATATAAATATGTAGAACGTCTTTTTGTAAAAAAAGAAACAACAACAATAATACTTCCCTATCCAATAATAAATAACAATAATTTGGGTATCGGAATATTAATGAATTTAAAATAG
- a CDS encoding leucine--tRNA ligase: MKYNPNEIEANWQQYWAEKQTFAASNNSEKPKYYVLDMFPYPSGAGLHVGHPLGYIASDIVARYKRHKGFNVLHPQGYDSFGLPAEQYAIQTGQHPDKTTKENITRYREQLDKIGFSFDWSREVRTSNADYYKHTQWIFIQLFNSWYNNDSNKSEDITTLISIFEKEGNATVNAVCDDNIVSFSSSEWKAFSSEEQQKILLQYRLTYLAETEVNWCPGLGTVLANDEIVNGVSERGGHPVIRKKMTQWSMRISAYAERLLQGLNDIDWSESLKESQRNWIGKSVGASVDFVIRNSEFVISVFTTRPDTIFGVTFMTLAPEHDLVAKITTPEQKEAVEAYIEATAKRSERERMADVKTISGVFTGAYAEHPFTKEPVPVWIGDYVLAGYGTGAVMAVPCGDERDYAFSNFFKGTNGMPEIKNIFDQDISEAAFGAKEGFKLVNSDFLNGLGYKEGTKKAIEALEKIKQGNGKTNYRLRDAVFSRQRYWGEPFPVYYVNGLPQMIDKKHLPIALPEVEKYLPTEDGQPPLGNASVWAWNSETNEVVSNDLIDNVSIHPLELNTMPGWAGSSWYWMRYMDAHNEDDFASKEALDYWQNVDLYIGGSEHATGHLLYARFWNKFLKDRGFAPTEEPFKKLINQGMILGMSAIAYRVQASVYLVKGEKKNLKGETLVEIGGLIERSKVNNLYVSKNILFELLGGEKVKISPEDFQKHQDLNKKNELFDYVIQNFGFENNVIEDVNQGKNILIYEVSPIRIDVNNVDSSDEIIDIEKLRFWNEFKEAYFLTRDDKFVVDREVEKMSKRWYNVVNPDDICVEYGADTLRLYEMFLGPLEQAKPWNTAGITGVFGFLKKLWKLYFDDNGLVVVDDEPTKEMYKSLHKTIKKVTEDIENFSFNTSVSQFMICVNELATLKCHHRAILEPLAIVMSPYAPHIAEELWKQLGHEGSIATVAFPIFEASYLVESEKEYPVSFNGKMRFKINLPLDLTKEQIEEIVMKDERTIAQLAGNTPKKVIIVPGKIINLVG, from the coding sequence ATGAAATACAATCCAAACGAAATCGAAGCCAATTGGCAACAATATTGGGCAGAAAAACAAACTTTTGCTGCATCGAATAATTCTGAGAAACCTAAATATTATGTTCTAGATATGTTTCCCTATCCTTCTGGAGCAGGATTACACGTTGGGCACCCTCTAGGATATATCGCTTCTGATATTGTAGCTCGATACAAACGTCATAAAGGATTTAACGTATTACATCCGCAAGGGTATGATTCTTTTGGTTTGCCAGCAGAACAATATGCAATTCAAACGGGGCAACATCCAGATAAAACAACTAAAGAAAATATTACGCGTTATAGAGAGCAATTAGATAAAATCGGATTTTCATTTGATTGGAGTAGAGAAGTGCGTACTTCAAATGCCGATTATTACAAGCACACGCAATGGATTTTCATTCAATTGTTCAATTCTTGGTACAATAATGATTCAAATAAATCGGAAGATATTACAACTTTAATTTCAATTTTTGAAAAAGAAGGAAATGCAACTGTAAATGCAGTTTGCGATGATAATATAGTTTCTTTTTCGTCAAGCGAATGGAAAGCATTTTCATCAGAGGAACAACAAAAAATACTATTGCAATATAGATTAACGTATTTAGCAGAAACCGAAGTAAACTGGTGTCCAGGATTAGGAACGGTTTTAGCGAATGACGAAATTGTAAATGGAGTTTCTGAACGTGGTGGGCATCCTGTTATTCGTAAAAAAATGACACAATGGTCTATGCGAATTTCGGCTTATGCTGAAAGATTATTGCAAGGTTTAAACGATATTGATTGGTCAGAATCATTGAAAGAATCACAAAGAAACTGGATTGGAAAAAGTGTTGGTGCAAGTGTAGATTTCGTAATTCGTAATTCTGAATTCGTAATTTCTGTATTTACAACAAGACCTGATACAATTTTTGGAGTAACATTTATGACTTTAGCACCAGAACACGATTTGGTAGCTAAAATTACAACTCCTGAACAAAAAGAAGCTGTTGAAGCTTATATTGAAGCAACAGCAAAACGTTCAGAAAGAGAAAGAATGGCCGATGTAAAAACCATTTCTGGAGTTTTTACTGGTGCTTATGCTGAACATCCTTTTACAAAAGAACCAGTTCCAGTTTGGATTGGTGATTATGTGTTAGCGGGTTATGGAACAGGTGCTGTTATGGCGGTTCCTTGTGGTGATGAACGTGATTATGCTTTCTCAAATTTCTTCAAAGGAACGAACGGAATGCCTGAAATTAAAAATATTTTTGACCAAGATATTTCGGAAGCAGCTTTCGGAGCAAAAGAAGGTTTCAAATTAGTAAATTCTGATTTCTTAAACGGTCTAGGGTACAAAGAAGGAACTAAAAAAGCGATTGAAGCTTTAGAAAAAATAAAACAAGGTAACGGAAAAACAAATTATCGTTTGCGCGATGCTGTTTTTTCAAGACAAAGATATTGGGGAGAGCCTTTTCCTGTGTATTATGTGAATGGTTTACCACAAATGATAGATAAAAAACATTTACCAATTGCTTTGCCAGAAGTAGAAAAGTATTTACCAACAGAAGACGGGCAACCACCTTTGGGTAACGCTTCTGTTTGGGCTTGGAATTCTGAAACAAATGAAGTTGTTAGCAATGATTTAATTGATAATGTTTCCATTCACCCTTTAGAATTGAACACCATGCCGGGTTGGGCTGGTTCTTCTTGGTATTGGATGCGTTATATGGATGCACACAATGAAGACGATTTTGCAAGTAAGGAAGCTTTAGACTATTGGCAAAATGTAGATTTATACATTGGTGGAAGCGAACATGCAACCGGACATTTATTATATGCTCGTTTTTGGAATAAATTCTTAAAAGACAGAGGTTTTGCACCCACAGAAGAACCATTCAAGAAGTTGATTAACCAAGGAATGATTTTGGGAATGAGTGCGATTGCTTATAGAGTTCAAGCATCAGTTTACTTAGTTAAAGGAGAGAAAAAGAATTTAAAAGGTGAAACTCTAGTAGAAATAGGAGGTCTGATAGAAAGATCAAAAGTTAATAATTTATATGTTTCTAAAAATATTTTATTTGAATTATTAGGAGGTGAAAAAGTTAAGATTTCACCAGAGGATTTTCAAAAACACCAAGATTTAAATAAGAAAAATGAACTTTTTGATTATGTGATTCAGAATTTTGGATTTGAAAATAATGTTATTGAAGATGTCAATCAAGGAAAAAATATTTTAATATATGAAGTTTCTCCGATAAGAATTGATGTCAATAATGTAGACTCTTCAGATGAAATTATTGATATTGAGAAATTGAGATTTTGGAACGAATTTAAAGAAGCTTATTTTCTTACAAGAGATGATAAATTTGTTGTAGACAGAGAAGTTGAAAAAATGTCAAAAAGATGGTATAACGTAGTTAATCCGGATGATATTTGTGTTGAATATGGTGCAGATACTTTGCGTTTGTATGAAATGTTCCTTGGACCATTAGAACAAGCAAAACCATGGAATACAGCTGGAATTACTGGAGTTTTTGGTTTTCTGAAAAAATTATGGAAATTGTATTTCGATGATAATGGCTTAGTCGTTGTTGATGACGAGCCAACAAAAGAAATGTACAAATCGTTACACAAAACCATCAAAAAAGTAACAGAAGATATAGAGAATTTTTCTTTCAATACTTCAGTTTCGCAATTTATGATTTGTGTGAATGAATTGGCAACTTTAAAATGCCATCATAGAGCCATTTTAGAACCATTGGCAATTGTAATGTCTCCGTATGCTCCTCATATTGCAGAAGAATTATGGAAGCAATTAGGACATGAAGGTTCTATTGCAACGGTTGCTTTTCCAATTTTTGAAGCGTCATATCTTGTAGAATCAGAAAAAGAGTATCCAGTTTCATTTAACGGGAAAATGCGTTTCAAAATTAATTTGCCTTTAGATTTAACGAAAGAACAAATCGAAGAAATTGTAATGAAAGACGAAAGAACTATTGCTCAATTAGCAGGTAATACTCCTAAAAAAGTAATTATTGTTCCAGGTAAAATTATCAACTTGGTAGGGTAA
- a CDS encoding zinc metallopeptidase, producing MDFTYLILIGGIALFSWLVSSKLKSKFAYYSKVHLRNGMSGAEIAEKMLADNGIRDVKVISTPGRLTDHYNPMDKTVNLSEEVYNQRNAAAAAVAAHEVGHAVQHAQAYSWLTMRSKMVPMVNVSSNMSQWLIMGGLILGFASKTSIGFYIAVAGLALMAIATAFSFITLPVEYDASNRALAWLKNKNMLSQEEYAGAEDSLKWAARTYVVAALGALASLLYWAFRILGSRD from the coding sequence ATGGATTTCACATATTTAATATTAATAGGAGGGATAGCCTTATTTAGCTGGTTAGTGAGCTCTAAATTAAAAAGTAAATTTGCTTATTATTCAAAAGTACACTTACGCAATGGAATGAGTGGAGCAGAAATTGCTGAGAAAATGTTAGCCGATAATGGAATTCGCGATGTAAAAGTAATTTCTACACCAGGTAGGCTAACTGATCATTACAACCCAATGGACAAAACAGTAAATTTGTCGGAAGAAGTTTATAACCAAAGAAATGCGGCAGCTGCGGCTGTAGCGGCTCACGAAGTTGGTCATGCTGTTCAACATGCCCAGGCATATAGTTGGTTAACCATGCGTTCTAAAATGGTGCCAATGGTAAATGTTTCATCAAATATGTCGCAATGGTTAATCATGGGTGGATTAATCTTAGGGTTTGCTTCAAAAACAAGTATCGGTTTCTATATTGCGGTTGCTGGATTAGCGCTAATGGCAATTGCTACAGCGTTTAGTTTTATCACGTTGCCTGTAGAGTATGATGCAAGTAATAGAGCATTAGCTTGGTTGAAAAATAAAAATATGTTAAGCCAAGAAGAATACGCAGGAGCAGAAGATTCTTTAAAGTGGGCTGCACGAACTTATGTAGTTGCTGCTTTAGGAGCGTTGGCTTCATTGTTGTATTGGGCATTTCGAATTCTAGGCTCTAGAGATTAA
- a CDS encoding cell division protein FtsX produces the protein MASSFETYQKRRLISSYFSVIVSIFLVLFLLGALGLFVINSKKITNDFKENIPMTVFFKNEAKDSVLNMFDAEMKNARYIKEYAFVHKDSAAKNNVDIVGKDFMEFLGFNPLQNSFDINLKGDYVVADSIKKIEHDIKKNDMVSEIIYDKQLVDLVNDNVKKISFWMLIISAFLAIVAMLLINSSLRLSIYSHRFTIKTMQMVGATKSFIRKPFIWRSIKLGLIGSLLAIFALLGAVYYIDDLLPSLHLSKDYFSLGIVFGSVLFVGIIITWISTFFATQRFLNLRTDDLY, from the coding sequence ATGGCATCTTCATTTGAGACCTATCAAAAACGACGTTTAATTTCTTCCTATTTTTCTGTAATCGTTAGTATTTTTCTTGTGCTTTTTTTACTTGGAGCTTTAGGCTTGTTTGTAATTAATTCTAAGAAAATTACAAACGATTTTAAAGAGAACATTCCTATGACTGTGTTTTTTAAAAATGAAGCAAAAGATAGTGTATTAAATATGTTTGATGCAGAAATGAAAAATGCACGCTATATTAAAGAATACGCATTTGTTCATAAAGATAGTGCAGCAAAAAATAATGTAGATATTGTTGGTAAAGATTTTATGGAGTTTTTAGGATTTAATCCGCTTCAAAATTCTTTCGATATTAACCTAAAAGGAGACTATGTTGTTGCTGATAGTATCAAGAAGATTGAACACGATATTAAGAAAAACGACATGGTTTCTGAGATTATCTATGATAAACAATTAGTTGATTTGGTTAATGATAATGTGAAGAAGATTAGTTTCTGGATGCTTATTATTAGTGCTTTTCTAGCGATCGTTGCTATGTTATTAATTAATAGTTCGCTTCGTCTTTCTATCTATTCTCATCGTTTTACCATTAAAACAATGCAAATGGTTGGCGCTACTAAATCGTTTATTAGAAAACCTTTTATTTGGAGAAGTATTAAACTTGGACTAATTGGTTCTTTATTGGCTATTTTTGCCTTACTAGGAGCTGTATATTATATTGATGACCTTTTACCTTCATTACATTTATCTAAAGACTATTTCTCATTAGGAATTGTTTTTGGAAGTGTTTTATTTGTTGGGATTATCATTACTTGGATTAGTACCTTTTTCGCAACGCAACGTTTCTTGAATTTAAGAACAGATGATTTATATTAA
- a CDS encoding response regulator — protein sequence MLQKILIVDDHKVFAESIASVLRSKYEVKEVTSVDKALQIRSIFVPDLMITDLQLPEKDGLWLIKTIREKDVEAKILVLSSMTNHATIHKLLQFEVNGFLNKNVSSLDLLNAIQKIIEGENYFQTDIYEDYLENYKSKSGATQTITPRELEVLQLIIEEKTTSEIAEILKLSSYTVEGYRKNLLLKTGSSNVVGLIKHAIKINLM from the coding sequence ATGTTACAGAAAATACTAATTGTAGACGATCATAAAGTCTTTGCAGAAAGCATCGCTTCGGTATTAAGAAGTAAATATGAAGTAAAAGAAGTTACTTCTGTAGACAAGGCATTGCAAATTAGATCTATTTTTGTGCCAGACTTAATGATTACAGATTTACAATTGCCAGAAAAAGATGGTTTATGGCTTATTAAAACAATAAGAGAAAAAGATGTAGAGGCTAAAATTTTAGTTTTAAGTAGCATGACTAATCACGCTACAATTCATAAATTACTACAGTTTGAGGTTAATGGTTTTTTGAATAAAAATGTTTCTAGTTTAGACTTGTTAAATGCAATTCAAAAAATAATAGAGGGAGAAAATTATTTTCAAACCGATATTTATGAAGATTATCTAGAAAATTATAAATCGAAATCGGGAGCAACGCAAACTATTACACCTAGAGAACTTGAAGTATTACAGCTGATTATTGAAGAAAAAACAACGAGTGAAATTGCTGAAATTTTAAAATTGTCTAGCTATACAGTTGAAGGATACCGAAAAAACTTGCTTTTAAAGACAGGCTCATCTAATGTTGTGGGCTTGATTAAGCATGCAATTAAGATAAATTTGATGTAA